From the genome of Paracidovorax avenae:
GGGTGTTCTTGCGCAGCATGCGCCGCAGCTCGAATCCGATGCCAGCCATCAGCGGGGTCCCTCCGTCTGTTCGAACGCCCGTTCGTACACGCGGCGGTAGCGGTCGAACATCAGCGTGTCGGTGTAGTAGCGCTCCACGCGCGCCACGGCGGCGCGGCTGGCCGCGTGCCAGGCGGGCGCATCGTTGAGCAGCGACAGCGACGCGTCCGCGAGCTGCTGGGGGTCGGCGATGGGCACGACCTTGCCGGAGGCGCCGAGCGCGCGGTCTTCCTCGTCCAGTCCCTCGATGAGCTGGCGGCACGAGCCCACGTCGGTGGAGACGGCCGGCACGCCGGCCGCATAGCCTTCCAGCAGCACCAGGGGCAGCGCCTCGCTGATGGACGAGAGGATGATGAGCCCGATGCGCGGCATGAGGTCTTCCACCTTCTGGAAGCCCAGGAAGCGCACGTTGTTCTCCAGGCCCAGGCTGCGCACGAGGTTCTCGCATTCCTGCGCGTAGGCCGGGTCTTCCTCGGTCGGGCCGGCGATCCAGCCTTCGGCGTCGGGCCGCTGGTTCACCACGCGGCGCATTGCGCGGATGAAGGTCTTGATGTCCTTGATGGGGACCACCCGGCCGATGAGGCAGAGGATGGGCGGTACCTCGGCGGGGCGCTGGCCGCGCAGCGGCGCGAAGCGGCCGAGCTTGATGCCGTTGGGGATGTTGAAGGTGCGCGCGGGGTCCGCGCCGTCGGCCACCTGCCGCAGCCGGTTGGCCTCGTAGAGCGCGATGATCGGGTCGGCCGCCGCGTAGCAGTAGTAGCCCAGCCACTCGAAGAACTGGATCCACATCTGGCGGAAGTACGACAGCTCGGTCGGGTCGCGCTGGAAGATGTTGCGGTTGTCGCGGATCCACTCGCTCTTGAACAGGTCGATCTTGCGTTCCTTGGTGTAGATGCCGTGTTCCGAGAGGATGAGCGGCACGCCGCGCATCTGCCGGACCAGGCCGCCCAGGTAGCCCGCATAGCCGGTGGAGGCGCTGTGCACCATGCGCACGCGCAGCATGCTGCGGGCGACGCGCGCGAGCATCCAGAGCGGCTGGTACATGATGCGCACGGTCCAGAAATAGTCCACGAAGGACGGGTCCGTGCAGTGCTCGCGGTAGCTCTGGCAGATGATTTCCCAGGCGCGCTCGCTGTAGAGGAAGTCTTCCAGCGGCAGGCGCCCGCCGGGCTGCATCTCCAGGCTGATGCGCTGGAAGGCCTCGATGGCCGCGGGGCTGCGGTCGCCGAGCCGGAACGAATCGACCAGCGTGCGCACCATCTCGAGCGCGGCGCGGTCGCCGCGGCGCCGAGCGGGCATGGAGCGCACGCCGAGGTGCTCGTAGAGGTAGTGCTCCTCGAAATGCACCACGTTGGGCGGCAGTTCGTACTTGAACCCGGAATAGTCCTCGCGCCGGCTGCCCAGGAAGATGATGGCGAACCGGTATTCGGGGTAGGCGCGGATGATCTGGTTGATCCAGCTCGACACGCCCCCGCTCACGTAGGGGAAGGTGCCTTCGAGCAGCAGCGCGATGTCGGCTTCCTGGGCCTGGGGGCGGACGTCGCTCATCGGGCGTTCCAGTAATCGAGCACCGGGCGCAGGCGCGGCAGGGCGCGCCACTGGCCGAGCTCCTGCAGCAGCGCGCGCGCCTGCGCGTAGTCGCGCCGCTCGAAGCACAGCTCGGCCTGGTAGGGCAGCACGCGCGTGGCCGGCAGGCCCAGTTCCCGCGCGCGGGCATAGGCCTCGCCCGCCTCGTCGGTGCGGCCCTGCGCGTGCAGCAGGCGCCCGCGCCGCAGGTTGAGCTGCGCGTTGCCGGGGGACTGGGCCAGCACCATCTCGCAGTAGCGCAGGGATTCGTGGATGGCGTGGGTGCGCAGGTCGCCCTGCACCAGTTCCTGGTACACCAGCTCCCAGTAGAGATCGGAGAGCCGGTGGGCGGATTCCAGCATCAGCGGGCCGGGCGTGGTGCCTTCCTCGGCCTGGGCGCGGCGCATGGCGTCGAGTTCGCTGTCGATGGTGCGGTTGATGCGCTTTTCCAGCGTGTCCAGCATGCCATAGGCGAGCAGCCGCAGGTCTTCGCTGGGATCGCTGAGGATGCTGCGCAGCAGGGGCGAGGCGATGCGGCCGGAGACGTGCTGCAGCGCCACCATGGCGCGCATGCGGGTCTGCATGGGGGCCTGGGCGTTGCCCAGGAAGGACCGCAGCCCGGCCTGCCGGAAGCTCGCCTGCATGCGCTGGTGCAGGTCGAATTCGGGCAGCTGCAGGGATTCGAAGTCGTCCTGCCCGGTCGGCGAGCGGTACAGGCGCAGCACCACCACGCCCACCACCACGCCGACGAAGCCGGCGATGGGGATGGCGTAGCTGAAGGCGGCCATGAGCACCAGCACGGGCAGGCGGGGGCGGGCCTGCTCGCCCGAGAGCAGCGGCAGCAGGCACAGCGCGAGCATGGCGCAGGCCAGCGCGTGCACGATCAGGTAGCTCGCGAGCGCGGCGTCGGAGCGGCCCTGCAGCATCAGGGGGCCGCTCCAGGCGCCCAGTTCGAGCAGGAAGGCCGAGATGCCGAGCTTGAGGTTAAGCATGGGCGATCCTGTGCAGTTGCTCCAGCACCGCGAGCGGCTCGCCCTCCAGGGGCAGCACGTGCGGGAAGATGCCGGATTCGGCGAGCGGCTGGCCGCCCTTCTGCCGGGACCAGTTCTCGAGCCGGTTGATGTAGCCTTCCGCCGTGGCCGTGTCGCCCAGCGGCATGAGCACCGCCAGCACCTGGCGCTCGGGGCCGCTGATCAGCCAGCTTTCGTCCAGTTCGCGCTTCAGGCGCTCGATCTGGGCCGGCAGGCCGCGCTCGACGGCGCGGGGCAGGAACTCGAGCGCCACGATGATGCTGGGCACGCTCGTGGTGTCGCGCATGTGGGACAGCCGCCGGGCCTCGAAGGCGAAATCCGCCGGGCAGTCGGGTATGCGCTCCATGATCGGGCGCGCCAGGGTCTGCATGGCGAGGCCGTCGGTGTAGTAGCCCAGCAGCAGGTTGATGGTCTGCAGGTTCTCGTCCTGCAGCGAGAAGAACGGCATGTCCTCGATCACCAGCAGGCCGTAGATCTCCCCGCCCAGGTCCAGCAGCGGCGCGACGGCGAGGTAGCGGGTCTGCTGCTTGTGCGTGAGCAGCTGGCTGATGTGGCAGAGCTTGCGGGTTTCCAGCGCCTGCAGCACCAGCGGGTCGTGCGTGTCGAGTGGTTCGCCGCCGCTGCCGATGCGGGCCACGGGCTCGGCTTCCACGCGGTCTTCGGTGGCCGCGTGCAGCGCGGCCGATTCGAGCTGGCAGTACTGCGCGAGCAGGCGCAGCAGGGTCTGCGCGCCCTGCGCGGCGTCCTCCGGCGCGCCCGTGTCCACGCTCTGCAGCGTGGAGAGCGCATCGCGCATCGACATGGGCCGGCCGATGAGCTCCTGCTCCAGCCGGTCGTGCGACAGGCGCAGCAGGTAGTACTGGCGCACGAGGTGCTCCAGGCGCTGGTCGAGGTAGAGCTGCACGTTCTCGGCGCGCCGGGTGCGGGCCTGCCAGAGGCTGGAGAACTCGCCCACGATCAGCACCAGGATGAGGCCGCCCAGGAAGAACAGCTGCGGAAAGCGGTCGTAGTGGCCGAGGTTGGTCAGCAGCCAGCCCGCGAGCAGCACCACGGCACCGCCCAGGCCGGCGAGCGGCCCGTAGCGCAGCGCCACGATGACGGGCGCGAGCCATGCCCAGGGAAAGTCGCCCTCGCTCCAGATCGGATCCTGCGGGTGCAGCAGCAGGCCCAGCGCGATCGCCAGGCCCGGCAGCAGCAGGGTCTCCAGCAGCATGATGGCCGGGCGCGTGTCGGTGGCGGCGAGCTTGCCCAGCAACTGCTGCGGCAGCGGGCGCAGGCCCGTGCGCCCCGAGGGCGGAATGGCACTGGCGGGCGCGGCACCGACCGCGCGGCGGCGGCCAGGGGAGGGCGGGGGGGACTTCTCCGGCGGCATGGCGGGGTCAGCGCGCACCGGACAGGCCGGAATCCATCAGGCTGCGGATCAGCTTCTGCGCCACGCCCGAGAGGGATTCGCGGCTCCATCCGCTCTTGCCGCCCGTGCCGCTCCAGAGCGTGTCGCCGGTTGCGACGTCGATGATCTGCAGCGTCACGCCGGCCGCGGGCTCGCCGTCCACGCCGACCTTGTAGCGCCATTCGTCCACCGCGCCGGCCAGCGCGTACCTGGCCTGCTTCTCGCGGGCCCAGGCCAGCACCTCTTCCTGGCGCTTGGCGTCGCCCGCGTCGAACAGGGCTTCCTGTTGCGTGCCGCCGGGGTAGCGCTGCACGCGGCCCACGCCGCGTGCCTGCAGCAGGGCCAGGGCGATGGCTTCCGCGCGGTTGCCGGCCAGCGGCGTTTCCGTGTGGTTCGCGAACGGCAGGACCACCCAGCTGGCGTTGCGCTCCAGCGGCGGGGGCGTGCCGCGGTCGATGGTGGAGCACGCCGCGAGCATCACCAGGATCAGGCCGCCGGCGGCGCAGTGGCGCAGGCGTTGCAGCAGGGTGCGTGGATGTGGCATGGGATGGTCCTTTCTTCTTTGGAGAAACGCGTCAGAAATGCAGCCGGTAGCTGAAGAGCAGGCTGCGGTTGAGCCCCTGCTGCAGCTGCAGTCCGGATTTGCTCAGGCCCCAGGTCAGGCCCAGGTGGTCGCCGCCCAGCACGCTGCCGGCCATGCCCAGGCGCACCTCGTAGCCCGGCCCGAGCCGGCTGTGCCAGGTGCGGCTCGCGCTGGCGTAGGGCCGCAGCGTGCGGGAATACTCTTCCTCGTAGCGCATGTTGGTCGATACCTGCAGCCCGTAGTAGGTGAAGCTGTCGGGCAGGAAGTAGTCCGGCCCCGGCACGATGCCGGGCAGCAGGTAGCGCTGGAACTCGCGGTCGCGCGGGGCGAGCGAGAAGATGTCGGTGCGCGAGAAATCGTGGCGCGACCAGAAGGCGCCGAACTCCAGCAGCGGCGCTTCCTGCCGGTAGGTGTGGATGTAGCTCAGCGTGGTGTGCCGTCCGCTGCCCAGGTCGGCGCCGGTCTGCAGGCGGTAGCGTTCGTCCGCATATTCGAGCACGAAGCGGTCCAGGCGCGATGCCTGGTAGCGCAGGCTGGCACCCGCGCGGCGTTTCATGCCGGCGATGCGCAGCGCCAGGCTTTCCTGGCTGGGCAGCTGGAATCCGAGTTCCATGCGCAGCGACAGGCGGTTGTCGATGCGCTGCTCGTGCTCGATCTGCACGGGCGTATAGGCCTGGAAGCTCACGCGGCGGCCCGCGCGCAGCGTGGTCTCGCCATCCGGATGGCGCCAGTGCAGGCGGGCGTCGAACACGCTTTCATCCGGCGGATTCACCACCACCAGCGGGTCGGTGGAGCGGCGCCGTATGCTGGCGAACTCCAGGTCCAGCGCCATGCGCGGATTGAAGGCGATGTGGAACCGGCTGCCGGCCTCGTCCTCGTCCAGGCCGCCCAGCTGCTGGATCTTGCCGTAGCCGCCGGCATGGTCGCTGAACGCCAGCAGGGTCTCGGTGAGCTGCAGCTGCAGGGGCTCGTCCTCCCGCTGCTCGCCCTGCGCGTCGAAGGCCGCGGTCTGCGCGAGCCGCACGTCGTCCACCGCCCGGGCGGCGTTGACGCGGTCGTAGCGGGGCAGGCGCTCGTCGAAGCCCTCCAGCAACTGGCCGGTGGCGGCCTTGTCGTCCTCGGCCAGCGCCACCGTGATCTCGGCCCAGAGCGGCCGGTTGGTGCGCGTGCCGCGGGCGCGGGCGTACTGCTGCCAGAGGTAGCCGCGCTCGGCGGTGTACTCGCCGGCATCCTGCAGCCAGCCGATGGCGGTCTCGGCCGCCGCGTTGGACATGCGGCCGCGGTCGTCCGTGTCCATGCGCAGCAATTCGCGCAGTACGTCCAGCGCCGGATCGCCGGGACGCTGGGTGAGCATGAGGCGCGCCCGGGCCACGCGGCGCGTGGTGTCCAGCCCCTCCTCGGTGAGCCACCGGGCGCGGGCCTGCTGCGGCGTGAGCCGCCTGCCGCCTTCGCCAGCCTGCCGGGCCGCGCGCCACTCGCGCGAGAGCAGTTCGCGGCGCAGGCGCCAGGAGCGGTCGGTCTGCTGGTTCTGGTCCAGCGCGTCCGCGTAATTCATGAGCCACAGGAAATCGTCCTGGTGCTGCGCCACGCGCGGCGTGAGGTAGCGCTCCAGCGCCACCTGCGGCAGCGAGAGCGCCTGGTAGGCGGCGGCGAGCGCGTCGTGCACGTCCTCGTCGCGCGCCCAGCTGCGCTCCTGCGTGGTCAGCAGGGTGCGCAGCGAGACCGCGTCGTTGCTGTCGATGAACAGCCAGATCAGCGCCTGCCGCATCTCGGACGAATCGGGGCTGGCGCGCAGGCCGTCCTCGTAATAGCGCCGCGCGCGGGCGAGATCGCCCTGGGCCTGGTAGTAGCCGCCCGCCAGGCGCAGGAACTCGGGAATCTCGCGCAGGGCGGCGACCGCCTGCCGCGTCTCCTGCGATCCGGCTTCGAGCTTGCGCATCAGCGGGCCCATCGCGTCCCACTGGTTGCGGCTGGAATAGACCGACAGTGCATCCACGAGGTAGCGCGGGTCGCCGAATTTCTCCCAGGCGAGCGCCGACACCTTGGCGGCCTCGAGCGGCTGGTCGGCCATGAGCAGGCGGATCAGCGCGTCGTAGTCGGAGCGGTCGTGGTCCTTGGCACCGACCAGCGCGCGGTAGGCCTGCACGGCCAGGGCCTGCCGCTGCCGGCTCTCGGCCAGCTGGCCCGTCAGGCGCCAGAAGTCCATGGCGGCCGCTTCCGACGGGGCCTGCCGCTGCTGGGCGGCTTCCAGCCAGCCCAGGCCTTCGTCGGGCCGGTCGTGGGTGAGCGCGAGCACGGCCGCACGCATGGCCCGCTCGGGGGTGAGCTGCTTCGGGTCCGCCAGCAGGCGGCGCCAGGTCTCCAGCGCCAGCGTGGGCTGCCCCGCGCGCTCGGCCAGCTGGGCCAGCAGTTCCACCGCCTCGGGTATCTTGCCGTGCTGGCGCAGGTAGTCGATGGCCGGCTGGGGCTCGCCGATGCGTTCGTAAGTGGCCACCAGCTGGCGGATCAGCGCGAAATCGTCGGGCCGCTGGCGCAGCTGGAAGCGGATGGCCTGCACCAGTGCCGTGTCGTCGAACTGTCCCGGCGCGATGCGCAGCACCGCCTGCCAGGCGGCTTCCTTCTGCGTGCGCTGCGCCACCACCAGCCAGTTCTGCAGCGCCACGCCGGGCCGCTGTGACCATTCCGACACCTGGGCGAGCCGCTCGCGCCAGGCCAGGTCGTCGGGCCGTGCCTGCACCGCGGCATGCGCGATCAGCCAGGCATCGTCGAGCTTGCGGTTTTCCAGGAAGACCTCGAACGCGATGCCGTAGATCTTCTCGTCGTAGGGCAGCAGGTGCGCGGGGATCGGCACGGGCGGGGCCGCGACCGCGGGAGCGGCAGGCGCGGGCGCCGGCGCGGGGCCCGCCGTGCGGCGGAATTCCCAGCCGTTCGCCGCGCCGGCGCCGGCCGCGGACGGCAGCGAGATCACGGGCGGGCGCAGCAGGTGGGCGCCGTCGTCGTAGCGCTGTGCCGGAGCCGGGGCCGGGGCCGGGGGAGGGGGCACGTGCCAGGCCATGGGGCGCAGCATCGCGCCGACGGGAGGCACTGCCGCGGCCAGCGCGGTGGCGTCGTCCTCCCATTGCCGCAGCCAGGACATGCGCAGCAGCTGCCGCACGTACCGGTCCGCGACGGCGGGCTTGCCGGCCGCGCGCGCCAGCTGCGTGATCATCAGCAGCACCTGCGGATCCTTCGCCAGCGGGCCGATCTCGCGTTCGGCCATCTCCAGCGCTTCCACGGGGCGGTTGCTCGACTGCAGGGTGCGCACCGCGGCC
Proteins encoded in this window:
- a CDS encoding tetratricopeptide repeat protein, with the translated sequence MLLRKSSSSAQPAERPVLAPPWLITLLAGMVGGGLWLLYPRQDLERRLAETENSALSVAYLHNLLRSDPDNPRLRLLLAQRQIAVGQMGDARATLQPALDSSDPQIHRDALWALWELSYAEYQRTPEREATYRKAMREDLLRQLRALSAEPWPLERRVLLTRRAAELQDRVLGAAMTRRMAEEATDPREAALLYERAAKEALGQSDYAGSAELYLLARRATPDAEQAKAFYMAAVRTLQSSNRPVEALEMAEREIGPLAKDPQVLLMITQLARAAGKPAVADRYVRQLLRMSWLRQWEDDATALAAAVPPVGAMLRPMAWHVPPPPAPAPAPAQRYDDGAHLLRPPVISLPSAAGAGAANGWEFRRTAGPAPAPAPAAPAVAAPPVPIPAHLLPYDEKIYGIAFEVFLENRKLDDAWLIAHAAVQARPDDLAWRERLAQVSEWSQRPGVALQNWLVVAQRTQKEAAWQAVLRIAPGQFDDTALVQAIRFQLRQRPDDFALIRQLVATYERIGEPQPAIDYLRQHGKIPEAVELLAQLAERAGQPTLALETWRRLLADPKQLTPERAMRAAVLALTHDRPDEGLGWLEAAQQRQAPSEAAAMDFWRLTGQLAESRQRQALAVQAYRALVGAKDHDRSDYDALIRLLMADQPLEAAKVSALAWEKFGDPRYLVDALSVYSSRNQWDAMGPLMRKLEAGSQETRQAVAALREIPEFLRLAGGYYQAQGDLARARRYYEDGLRASPDSSEMRQALIWLFIDSNDAVSLRTLLTTQERSWARDEDVHDALAAAYQALSLPQVALERYLTPRVAQHQDDFLWLMNYADALDQNQQTDRSWRLRRELLSREWRAARQAGEGGRRLTPQQARARWLTEEGLDTTRRVARARLMLTQRPGDPALDVLRELLRMDTDDRGRMSNAAAETAIGWLQDAGEYTAERGYLWQQYARARGTRTNRPLWAEITVALAEDDKAATGQLLEGFDERLPRYDRVNAARAVDDVRLAQTAAFDAQGEQREDEPLQLQLTETLLAFSDHAGGYGKIQQLGGLDEDEAGSRFHIAFNPRMALDLEFASIRRRSTDPLVVVNPPDESVFDARLHWRHPDGETTLRAGRRVSFQAYTPVQIEHEQRIDNRLSLRMELGFQLPSQESLALRIAGMKRRAGASLRYQASRLDRFVLEYADERYRLQTGADLGSGRHTTLSYIHTYRQEAPLLEFGAFWSRHDFSRTDIFSLAPRDREFQRYLLPGIVPGPDYFLPDSFTYYGLQVSTNMRYEEEYSRTLRPYASASRTWHSRLGPGYEVRLGMAGSVLGGDHLGLTWGLSKSGLQLQQGLNRSLLFSYRLHF
- the pelF gene encoding GT4 family glycosyltransferase PelF, with protein sequence MSDVRPQAQEADIALLLEGTFPYVSGGVSSWINQIIRAYPEYRFAIIFLGSRREDYSGFKYELPPNVVHFEEHYLYEHLGVRSMPARRRGDRAALEMVRTLVDSFRLGDRSPAAIEAFQRISLEMQPGGRLPLEDFLYSERAWEIICQSYREHCTDPSFVDYFWTVRIMYQPLWMLARVARSMLRVRMVHSASTGYAGYLGGLVRQMRGVPLILSEHGIYTKERKIDLFKSEWIRDNRNIFQRDPTELSYFRQMWIQFFEWLGYYCYAAADPIIALYEANRLRQVADGADPARTFNIPNGIKLGRFAPLRGQRPAEVPPILCLIGRVVPIKDIKTFIRAMRRVVNQRPDAEGWIAGPTEEDPAYAQECENLVRSLGLENNVRFLGFQKVEDLMPRIGLIILSSISEALPLVLLEGYAAGVPAVSTDVGSCRQLIEGLDEEDRALGASGKVVPIADPQQLADASLSLLNDAPAWHAASRAAVARVERYYTDTLMFDRYRRVYERAFEQTEGPR
- a CDS encoding penicillin-binding protein activator LpoB, which gives rise to MPHPRTLLQRLRHCAAGGLILVMLAACSTIDRGTPPPLERNASWVVLPFANHTETPLAGNRAEAIALALLQARGVGRVQRYPGGTQQEALFDAGDAKRQEEVLAWAREKQARYALAGAVDEWRYKVGVDGEPAAGVTLQIIDVATGDTLWSGTGGKSGWSRESLSGVAQKLIRSLMDSGLSGAR
- a CDS encoding PelD GGDEF domain-containing protein; amino-acid sequence: MPPEKSPPPSPGRRRAVGAAPASAIPPSGRTGLRPLPQQLLGKLAATDTRPAIMLLETLLLPGLAIALGLLLHPQDPIWSEGDFPWAWLAPVIVALRYGPLAGLGGAVVLLAGWLLTNLGHYDRFPQLFFLGGLILVLIVGEFSSLWQARTRRAENVQLYLDQRLEHLVRQYYLLRLSHDRLEQELIGRPMSMRDALSTLQSVDTGAPEDAAQGAQTLLRLLAQYCQLESAALHAATEDRVEAEPVARIGSGGEPLDTHDPLVLQALETRKLCHISQLLTHKQQTRYLAVAPLLDLGGEIYGLLVIEDMPFFSLQDENLQTINLLLGYYTDGLAMQTLARPIMERIPDCPADFAFEARRLSHMRDTTSVPSIIVALEFLPRAVERGLPAQIERLKRELDESWLISGPERQVLAVLMPLGDTATAEGYINRLENWSRQKGGQPLAESGIFPHVLPLEGEPLAVLEQLHRIAHA